From one Anguilla rostrata isolate EN2019 chromosome 12, ASM1855537v3, whole genome shotgun sequence genomic stretch:
- the LOC135235687 gene encoding dual specificity protein phosphatase 18-like has translation MSVSQITPTLFLSGKDAAMNKALIFNRGITLIINVTPEHTSPSYQGVECLQVPVSDQPHARLCDHFENVAERIHGNQTGSTLVHCAAGMSRSPALVMAYLMRYRGVTLRQAHDWVRDCRPYIRPNAGFWRQLLEYEKELYGRNTVKMTATPLGVLPEATASEGDPQYCLSW, from the coding sequence ATGTCAGTCTCCCAGATCACCCCCACTCTGTTCCTGAGTGGAAAAGATGCTGCCATGAACAAGGCATTGATCTTTAACAGGGGCATCACCCTCATCATCAACGTTACCCCAGAACACACATCCCCCTCGTACCAAGGGGTGGAATGTCTGCAAGTGCCAGTCTCTGACCAACCACATGCCCGACTCTGTGATCACTTTGAGAACGTGGCAGAACGCATCCATGGCAACCAGACGGGCAGCACGCTGGTTCACTGCGCTGCGGGCATGAGCCGTTCTCCTGCTTTGGTCATGGCTTACCTCATGAGGTACAGAGGGGTGACACTGCGCCAGGCCCACGACTGGGTTCGCGACTGTCGTCCGTACATCCGGCCCAATGCTGGATTCTGGCGCCAGCTCCTGGAGTACGAAAAGGAGCTGTACGGCAGGaacacagtaaaaatgacaGCCACGCCCCTTGGAGTGCTGCCTGAGGCAACGGCCTCAGAAGGGGACCCCCAGTACTGCCTGAGCTGGTGA
- the LOC135235683 gene encoding uncharacterized protein LOC135235683 isoform X1, translated as MMFNVLRLDRKKRSMRLATLLLLLAPALEVITPTPVQPVEGEAEFTDTPLQEVEEETVFTPTPVLELQEEDASTGWMEAGVETYWSGTAPLCMGGCMGKHTELRRDPCGDSSCCWVGYKSLCRVTCGKPDADFNAVVSGSSWWVGSVVRHTCRPGFLLIGNSSSTCQPNGKWTPKPTCLRICQQNRLEINERDIDGNCSSTCSMKAYAGLPKRGCVKIDNCQSKEPGWKRWFTACDNCVCDCYASCISSG; from the exons ATGATGTTTAATGTCCTCCGGTTGGACAGAAAGAAACGCAGCATGAGGCTGGCCACTCTCCTGCTTCTGCTGGCTCCAGCCCTCGAAGTGATCACACCCACACCTGTGCAACCAGTGGAGGGGGAAGCCGAGTTCACAGACACACCTCTGcaagaggtggaggaggagacggTGTTCACACCCACACCTGTGCTAGAGCTGCAAGAGGAAGACGCCAGCACAG GGTGGATGGAGGCGGGGGTGGAAACATACTGGTCTGGGACAGCCCCTCTCTGCATGGGGGGTTGTATGgggaaacacacagagctcaggagAGATCCATGCGGGGATtccagctgctgctgggtgGGGTACAAGTCCCTCTGCAGAG TGACCTGTGGGAAACCGGATGCTGACTTCAATGCTGTGGTCTCTGGGAGCAGCTGGTGGGTGGGCTCAGTTGTGAGACACACCTGTCGTCCTGGCTTCCTGCTCATAGGAAATTCATCCAGCACCTGCCAGCCCAATGGCAAATGGACCCCCAAACCCACTTGTCTTC GTATATGCCAGCAGAATCGCCTGGAGATTAACGAGAGGGACATCGACGGAAACTGTTCCTCTACCTGCTCCATGAAAGCCTATGCCGGTTTGCCCAAGCGTGGCTGTGTTAAGATTGACAACTGTCAGTCCAAGGAGCCAGGCTGGAAGCGCTGGTTCACGGCATGTGACAACTGCGTGTGCGACTGCTATGCATCCTGCA TATCTTCAGGATGA